In Mytilus galloprovincialis chromosome 1, xbMytGall1.hap1.1, whole genome shotgun sequence, the following are encoded in one genomic region:
- the LOC143065418 gene encoding uncharacterized protein LOC143065418 — MGGLKKKPTKLALNALRSQSLQIYQIGSLIFQITAGTTFIGDTVGAVQTKAIMELSRNQTLLITKTDNNGSQTILDYVKSLLCPNNCSGNGTCVSGVCSCNDGYTGDDCLEEMSKPPLNIEIPGDGLCGTRTRACKTTNVYGTFNSKTVWCKRRHFQILKGSYGFTTVYDIVHADYRNLFMVSVGLPSVRRKRTAVGNIVAEGFELCFSNDGLEFGNIVNVVNIDKTKFVVFRKGGRVHVDEKWYYDNKEIEGVDNFTYLGVLLNFNGKYNMSQQKL, encoded by the exons ATGGGTGGACTAAAGAAAAAGCCAACAAAACTTGCACTGAACGCATTAAGAAGTCAATCCCTTCAGATATACCAGAT TGGTTCTTTAATATTTCAGATAACTGCTGGCACAACCTTCATAGGAGATACAGTTGGAGCTGTACAAACAAAAGCCATAATGGAACTATCTCGAAATCAAACTTTGTTGATTACCAAAACTGACAATAATGGGTCTCAGACCATTTTAGATTATGTTAAAAGTCTTCTTTGTCCAAACAATTGTAGTGGAAATGGCACTTGTGTATCAG GTGTTTGCTCATGTAACGATGGATATACTGGCGATGATTGTTTAGAAGAAATGTCAAAACCTCCATTAAACATTGAAATACCCGGTGATGGTTTATGTGGGACACGAACAAGAGCATGTAAGACAACGAATGTATACGGAACGTTCAATTCGAAAACTGTTTGGTGTAAGCGGAGACACTTTCAG ATACTAAAAGGATCGTATGGGTTCACCACAGTTTACGACATAGTTCATGCCGATTATAGGAACCTATTTATGGTATCTGTTGGTTTACCGTCAGTAAGACGAAAAAGAACTGCGGTTGGCAATATAGTGGCAGAAGGATTTGAATTGTGTTTTTCTAACGATGGACTGGAGTTCGGAAACATTGTCAATGTT GTTAATATTGATAAAACTAAGTTTGTAGTATTTAGGAAAGGTGGAAGAGTTCATGTTGATGAGAAATGGTATTATGATAATAAGGAAATTGAAGGTGTTGATAATTTTACTTACCTTGgtgtacttttaaattttaatggcaAATATAATATGTCACAACAGAAATTGTAA